The following proteins are encoded in a genomic region of Thermococcus henrietii:
- a CDS encoding replication factor C large subunit, with translation MAMKPWVEKYRPRKLSEIVNQEKAIEQVRAWIEAWLHGNPPKKKALILAGPPGVGKTTTVYALANEYGFEVIELNASDERTYEKIERYVQAAYTMDILGKRRKLIFLDEADNIEPSGAREIAKLIDRARNPIIMSANHYWEVPREIRNRALIVQYKRLTQRDIIKALVRILKREGKTVPKEILYEIAKRANGDLRAAINDLQTVVTGGVEDAKEVLAYRDVEKSVFQALAQVFATDNAKKAKLATLGVDMFPNELLLWIDENVPYVYYKPEDIARAYEALSRADIYLARAQRTGNYSLWKYATDMMTAGVAVAGVKKKGFVRIYPPKTIKLLTESKTERTLRDSIVKKVMKEMHMAKVEALETLHYLRVIFENNPDLAAHFTVFLDLSEKEVEFLAGDSEKAKTIWGKAMNIEKKLKERGRLETSVREGLRKAKEKEEAEETEEFEETEEPEEKPEEEEELTEEELEEAEREIEPVGKKEKKPEKKKGKQATLFDFLKK, from the coding sequence ATGGCCATGAAGCCATGGGTTGAGAAATACCGGCCGAGGAAGCTGAGTGAGATAGTGAACCAAGAGAAGGCCATAGAGCAGGTTAGGGCCTGGATAGAGGCCTGGCTCCACGGCAACCCTCCGAAGAAGAAGGCATTAATCCTCGCCGGGCCTCCGGGCGTCGGCAAGACGACGACCGTCTACGCTTTGGCGAACGAGTACGGCTTCGAGGTCATCGAGCTTAACGCGAGCGACGAGAGAACCTACGAGAAGATAGAGCGCTACGTTCAGGCCGCTTATACGATGGACATTTTGGGAAAGAGGCGGAAGCTAATCTTCCTCGACGAGGCGGACAACATAGAGCCGAGCGGTGCCCGCGAGATAGCGAAGCTCATCGATAGGGCCAGGAACCCGATAATCATGAGCGCCAACCACTACTGGGAGGTTCCCAGGGAGATCCGCAACAGGGCTTTAATCGTTCAGTACAAGCGGTTAACGCAGAGGGACATCATAAAGGCCCTCGTGAGGATTCTCAAGCGTGAAGGAAAGACCGTTCCGAAGGAGATACTCTACGAGATAGCCAAGCGCGCGAACGGCGACCTCCGCGCGGCGATAAACGACCTCCAGACGGTGGTTACGGGTGGCGTCGAGGACGCGAAGGAGGTTCTCGCTTACCGCGACGTTGAGAAGAGCGTCTTTCAGGCTTTAGCTCAGGTCTTCGCGACCGACAACGCCAAGAAGGCCAAGCTGGCGACTCTCGGCGTGGACATGTTCCCGAACGAACTCCTCCTCTGGATTGACGAGAACGTACCCTACGTCTATTACAAGCCCGAGGACATAGCGCGGGCGTACGAGGCCCTCAGCAGGGCCGACATATACCTCGCCAGGGCCCAGAGAACCGGCAACTACTCGCTCTGGAAGTACGCCACCGACATGATGACCGCGGGAGTGGCGGTTGCGGGTGTCAAGAAGAAGGGCTTCGTGAGGATTTACCCGCCGAAGACCATCAAGCTCCTCACCGAGAGCAAGACCGAGAGAACGCTAAGGGACTCGATAGTCAAGAAGGTCATGAAGGAGATGCACATGGCCAAGGTCGAGGCCCTGGAGACCCTCCACTACCTCCGCGTCATCTTCGAGAACAATCCCGATTTAGCGGCACACTTCACGGTCTTCCTCGACCTGAGCGAGAAGGAGGTTGAATTCCTCGCCGGGGATTCGGAGAAGGCCAAGACGATATGGGGCAAGGCTATGAACATCGAGAAGAAGCTCAAGGAGCGGGGCAGGCTGGAGACGAGCGTCCGCGAGGGCCTCAGGAAGGCGAAGGAGAAGGAAGAGGCTGAGGAAACCGAAGAATTTGAAGAAACTGAAGAGCCTGAAGAAAAGCCCGAGGAGGAAGAGGAGCTCACAGAGGAGGAGCTTGAGGAGGCCGAGAGGGAGATAGAGCCCGTGGGGAAGAAGGAGAAGAAGCCCGAAAAGAAGAAGGGCAAGCAGGCGACGCTGTTTGATTTCCTGAAGAAGTGA
- a CDS encoding replication factor C small subunit translates to MTEEIREVKVLEKPWVEKYRPQRLDDIVGQEHIVKRLKHYAKTGSMPHLLFAGPPGVGKCLTGDAKVVINGELTTIGELVEKLSNGRFGPTPVKGLTVLGVDEDGKLRELPVEYVYKDRTDELVRIKTRLGRELKVTPYHPLLVNRKDGRIEWVKAEELRPGDRLAVPRFLPAILDEDPLAEWLGYFIGDGHADAQTNAITFTNTDEKLRKRFMELTERLFPDARIKERIHKDRAPDVYVNSKMAKELVESLGLAGRKADRVYIPGQGWKGLRSFLRAYFDCDAGVEKNGIVLSTASREMAEQVSYALAGLGVVAKVRSKAVKGRTYYYVVISGSENISRFLGEVGFSVEEKRRKAEALVKKPNPNIGSLYADRELISYVRNRLKLNFYDDKARWSPEKAKRIAWELMKEIYYRLDELEKLEKALSRSILVDWNEVARRRKEIAEKTGIRPDRLLEYIKGKRKPSLRNYLKIAGALGIQLEETIEAMRTFARKYSSYAEIGRLVGTWNSSVRIVLESNTEKIEALEEIRKAELKLLREILNDEKLKRGVAYLIFLAQNELLWDEIVQVEKLKGDFVIYDLHVPDYHNFIGGNLPTVLHNTTAALALARELFGENWRHNFLELNASDERGINVIREKVKEFARTKPIGGASFKIIFLDEADALTQDAQQALRRTMEMFSNNVRFILSCNYSSKIIEPIQSRCAIFRFRPLNDEDIAKRIKYIAEQERLELTEEGLQAILYVAEGDLRRAINVLQAAAALDKKITDENVFLVASRARPEDVREMMTLALEGNFLKAREKLREVLLKQGLSGEDVLIQMHKEVFNLPIPEDKKVALADKIGEYNFRLVEGANEMIQLEALLAQFTIMGK, encoded by the coding sequence ATGACCGAGGAGATTAGAGAGGTTAAGGTTCTCGAGAAGCCCTGGGTTGAAAAGTACCGCCCTCAGAGGCTCGATGACATCGTTGGTCAGGAGCACATAGTCAAGAGGCTCAAACACTATGCTAAAACCGGTTCGATGCCCCACCTGCTCTTTGCCGGGCCTCCAGGTGTTGGAAAGTGCCTTACGGGAGACGCCAAGGTCGTAATCAACGGTGAGCTGACCACTATAGGTGAACTCGTCGAGAAGCTGAGCAACGGTAGATTTGGTCCAACCCCCGTCAAGGGCCTAACGGTTCTCGGCGTTGACGAGGACGGAAAACTCAGGGAGTTGCCAGTCGAGTACGTTTACAAGGACAGAACCGATGAGCTTGTCAGGATAAAAACAAGACTCGGCAGGGAGCTCAAGGTAACCCCGTACCACCCGCTCCTCGTGAACAGGAAGGACGGGAGAATAGAGTGGGTCAAGGCCGAGGAGCTCAGGCCCGGGGACAGGTTGGCAGTTCCGCGCTTCCTCCCGGCGATTCTTGATGAGGACCCCCTGGCCGAGTGGCTCGGCTACTTCATCGGTGATGGCCATGCTGACGCCCAAACAAACGCCATAACCTTCACTAACACGGACGAGAAGCTCAGGAAACGTTTCATGGAGCTCACCGAAAGGCTCTTCCCGGACGCGAGAATTAAGGAGAGAATCCACAAGGACCGTGCCCCTGACGTTTACGTGAACTCAAAGATGGCAAAGGAGCTCGTTGAGAGCCTCGGCCTCGCCGGCAGGAAGGCGGATAGGGTTTACATACCCGGGCAGGGCTGGAAGGGCCTGCGCTCCTTCCTCAGGGCCTACTTCGACTGCGACGCGGGCGTTGAGAAGAACGGGATAGTTCTCTCAACCGCGAGCAGAGAGATGGCAGAGCAGGTCTCTTACGCGTTGGCGGGGCTTGGAGTGGTCGCCAAAGTGAGGAGCAAGGCCGTCAAAGGACGCACCTACTACTACGTCGTCATCTCGGGCTCCGAGAACATATCGCGCTTCCTCGGGGAGGTCGGCTTCTCGGTCGAGGAGAAGAGGAGGAAGGCTGAGGCGTTGGTGAAGAAGCCGAATCCCAACATCGGCTCGCTCTACGCTGACAGGGAGCTGATTTCCTACGTCAGGAACAGGCTCAAGCTGAACTTCTACGATGACAAGGCCCGGTGGAGTCCGGAGAAGGCCAAGAGGATAGCCTGGGAGCTGATGAAGGAAATCTACTATCGCCTTGACGAGCTCGAAAAGCTTGAGAAGGCCCTGTCGAGGAGCATCCTCGTAGACTGGAACGAGGTCGCGAGGAGAAGAAAGGAGATAGCTGAGAAGACAGGTATAAGGCCTGACAGACTTCTTGAATACATTAAGGGCAAGCGGAAGCCGAGCCTGAGGAACTACCTTAAGATTGCTGGTGCCCTTGGAATTCAGCTGGAAGAAACGATAGAAGCCATGCGCACCTTTGCGAGGAAGTACTCAAGCTATGCCGAGATTGGAAGGCTCGTCGGAACCTGGAACTCAAGTGTGAGGATTGTCCTTGAGAGCAACACCGAGAAGATAGAGGCCCTTGAGGAGATTAGAAAGGCCGAGCTGAAGCTTTTAAGGGAGATACTCAACGACGAAAAGCTCAAGAGAGGTGTCGCTTACCTGATATTCCTCGCCCAGAACGAGCTCCTCTGGGATGAGATAGTTCAGGTCGAGAAGCTTAAGGGCGACTTCGTAATCTATGACCTCCATGTGCCCGATTACCACAACTTCATAGGCGGCAACCTTCCGACGGTTCTCCACAACACAACGGCCGCACTGGCCCTTGCGAGGGAGTTATTCGGCGAAAACTGGCGTCACAACTTCTTAGAACTGAACGCGAGCGATGAGAGGGGCATAAACGTGATTAGGGAGAAGGTCAAGGAGTTCGCGAGGACGAAGCCGATAGGCGGGGCGAGCTTCAAGATAATCTTCCTCGACGAGGCAGACGCTCTAACGCAGGACGCCCAGCAGGCATTGAGGAGAACGATGGAGATGTTCTCCAACAACGTTCGCTTTATCCTCAGCTGTAACTACTCCTCAAAGATAATCGAGCCGATACAGTCGAGGTGTGCAATCTTCCGCTTCAGGCCCCTCAACGACGAGGACATAGCGAAGCGCATAAAATACATCGCCGAGCAGGAGAGGCTTGAGCTCACCGAAGAAGGCTTACAGGCGATTCTTTACGTTGCGGAAGGCGATTTGAGGAGGGCAATCAACGTCCTTCAGGCGGCAGCGGCTCTCGACAAGAAGATAACCGACGAGAACGTCTTCCTCGTTGCCAGCAGGGCCCGTCCCGAGGACGTTCGCGAGATGATGACTCTGGCTCTGGAGGGCAACTTCCTGAAGGCGAGGGAGAAGCTTCGGGAGGTCCTCCTCAAGCAGGGCCTCAGCGGTGAGGACGTGCTGATTCAGATGCACAAAGAAGTGTTTAACCTGCCGATTCCCGAAGACAAGAAGGTCGCTCTGGCGGACAAGATAGGCGAGTACAACTTCCGCCTCGTTGAAGGGGCCAACGAGATGATACAGCTCGAGGCGTTGCTCGCCCAGTTCACGATTATGGGCAAGTGA
- a CDS encoding metal-dependent hydrolase → MDPLEHASIPSLVYLALSGEPTLAGLTALALGAVFPDLDALAEEHRSYLHSLLPFLPVLLLGLHLGSPFLLFALGWGSHLFLDFFTGVVPPAYPLSRRGWGLSITVTGPGNFRIRAEIIERYPDERHDYRLEIGGSFALALLAILTAIIRLH, encoded by the coding sequence ATGGACCCGCTTGAGCACGCCTCGATTCCGAGCCTCGTCTACCTCGCACTCTCCGGCGAGCCGACGCTAGCGGGACTCACCGCCCTCGCCCTCGGGGCTGTCTTTCCGGACCTCGATGCTTTGGCTGAGGAGCATCGCTCGTACCTTCACTCCCTCCTGCCCTTTCTCCCTGTCCTTCTCCTCGGTCTGCACCTCGGCAGTCCCTTCCTGCTCTTTGCCCTCGGCTGGGGAAGCCATCTGTTCCTCGACTTCTTCACAGGCGTCGTGCCCCCCGCTTACCCGCTGTCGAGAAGGGGCTGGGGGTTGTCAATCACCGTCACCGGGCCGGGAAATTTTAGAATCAGAGCCGAGATAATCGAAAGGTATCCGGACGAGAGGCACGATTACAGGCTTGAAATCGGCGGGAGCTTCGCGCTCGCCCTTTTGGCGATCCTCACGGCAATAATTAGACTGCACTAA
- a CDS encoding glycine C-acetyltransferase, with protein sequence MGKLDWIREELQELKDKGLYVTIRKLESAQGPWVVVDGKRVLNMCSNNYLGLAAHPEIRYAAIRAILDYGVGAGAVRTIAGTMELHVELEEKLAKFKKREAAILFQSGYNANLGALSALLTKKDNGVFISEELNHASIIDGMRLSGAPKVIYKHLDMEDLERKLKENKDKKKKIIVSDGVFSMDGDLAPLPEMAELAEQYDAILYIDDAHGEGVLGDSGRGIVDHFKLHDKVDFEMGTLSKAFGVIGGYVAGPEEAIEYLRQRGRPFLFSSAPNPPDVAAAIAAVEILQRSDELVRKLWDNTHFLQNGLRDLGYDLGNTKHPITPVMLYDEKLAQEFSRRLYDEYNIFAQAIVYPTVPLGTARIRLEPSAAHSKEDLQYVLDAFEDLGKKTGFLK encoded by the coding sequence ATGGGGAAGCTTGACTGGATTAGGGAGGAACTTCAGGAGCTCAAGGATAAGGGCCTCTACGTGACCATAAGGAAGCTCGAGAGCGCCCAGGGCCCGTGGGTCGTCGTTGACGGCAAGAGGGTTCTCAACATGTGCTCCAACAACTACCTCGGCCTCGCCGCGCACCCGGAGATCAGGTACGCGGCCATAAGGGCCATCCTTGACTACGGCGTTGGTGCCGGCGCCGTGAGGACGATAGCGGGAACGATGGAGCTCCACGTAGAGCTCGAGGAGAAGCTGGCGAAGTTCAAGAAGCGTGAAGCGGCCATACTCTTCCAGAGCGGCTACAACGCGAACCTGGGAGCCCTAAGCGCCCTCCTTACCAAGAAGGACAACGGGGTTTTCATCAGTGAGGAGCTCAACCACGCGAGCATCATAGACGGAATGCGCCTCAGCGGTGCGCCGAAGGTAATCTACAAGCACCTCGACATGGAGGACCTCGAGAGGAAGCTCAAGGAGAACAAGGACAAGAAGAAGAAAATCATCGTCAGCGACGGTGTCTTCTCGATGGACGGTGACCTCGCCCCGCTCCCGGAGATGGCCGAGCTGGCGGAGCAGTACGACGCGATACTCTACATAGACGACGCCCACGGTGAGGGTGTTCTCGGAGACAGCGGAAGGGGTATCGTCGACCACTTCAAGCTCCACGACAAGGTTGACTTCGAGATGGGAACGCTCAGCAAGGCCTTCGGAGTAATCGGCGGCTACGTCGCCGGTCCAGAGGAGGCCATCGAGTACCTCCGCCAGCGCGGAAGGCCGTTCCTCTTCTCGAGCGCGCCGAACCCACCTGACGTCGCCGCTGCCATAGCAGCCGTTGAGATTCTCCAGAGGAGCGACGAGCTCGTCAGGAAGCTCTGGGACAACACCCACTTCCTCCAGAACGGGTTGAGAGACCTTGGCTACGACCTCGGAAACACCAAGCACCCGATTACGCCGGTCATGCTCTACGACGAGAAGCTCGCCCAGGAGTTCAGCAGGAGGCTCTACGACGAGTACAACATCTTCGCTCAGGCCATCGTCTATCCAACCGTCCCGCTCGGAACTGCCAGGATAAGGCTCGAACCCTCAGCGGCCCACAGCAAGGAGGACCTCCAGTACGTTCTGGACGCCTTCGAGGACCTCGGAAAGAAGACCGGGTTCTTGAAGTGA
- the endA gene encoding tRNA-intron lyase produces the protein MIVFYLSGDRVFSTDQNAINGLYNKRHFGKLVEGKLFLSLLEATYLVERGKIEVRDGKRKLTVEELMNLGRKRDELFDAKYLVYKDLRDRGYTVKSGLKFGSHFRVYRRGMDEHSQWLVWVLPENSRLSPNDITARVRVAHGVRKNMVMAIVDEDADVTYYRVEWTKF, from the coding sequence ATGATAGTCTTTTACCTGAGCGGGGACAGGGTATTCTCGACAGACCAGAACGCGATAAACGGCCTTTACAACAAGCGCCACTTCGGAAAGCTGGTGGAGGGCAAGCTCTTCCTCTCGTTGCTCGAAGCCACCTACCTCGTCGAGAGGGGCAAGATAGAGGTCAGGGACGGGAAGAGAAAGCTCACTGTCGAGGAGCTTATGAACCTCGGGAGGAAGAGGGACGAGCTGTTCGACGCCAAGTACCTCGTCTACAAGGACCTGCGCGACAGGGGCTACACCGTCAAGTCCGGCCTCAAGTTCGGCTCGCACTTCCGGGTTTACCGCAGGGGCATGGACGAGCACTCCCAGTGGCTCGTGTGGGTCCTGCCGGAGAACTCCCGCCTGAGCCCGAACGACATAACAGCGCGCGTTAGAGTGGCCCACGGCGTCAGGAAGAACATGGTGATGGCGATAGTTGACGAGGACGCCGACGTTACCTACTACAGGGTTGAGTGGACGAAGTTTTGA
- the rimI gene encoding ribosomal protein S18-alanine N-acetyltransferase, with amino-acid sequence MSVSAREVKARIPLALVTIRPAKLFDISDVMRIERESFREAYPRGIFLVFLENNPDTFLVAEYNGRVIGYVMAYLRPDLEGHIMSIAVDKRYRGNGIGSALLTEAIDRLIARGARYIGLEVRVSNEKAIKLYERFGFRKVKRIIGYYSDGEDAYYMLLPAEEWRGS; translated from the coding sequence ATGAGCGTCTCAGCGAGGGAAGTGAAGGCCAGAATACCGCTGGCACTCGTCACGATACGGCCGGCGAAGCTCTTCGACATAAGCGACGTGATGAGAATCGAGAGGGAGTCCTTCCGCGAGGCCTACCCAAGGGGAATCTTCCTCGTCTTCCTCGAGAACAACCCGGACACTTTTCTCGTCGCCGAGTACAACGGCAGGGTAATCGGCTACGTCATGGCCTACCTCCGCCCGGACCTTGAGGGACACATAATGAGCATAGCCGTTGACAAGCGCTACCGCGGGAACGGCATAGGCTCGGCCCTACTCACCGAGGCGATAGACAGGCTCATCGCGCGGGGGGCTCGCTACATCGGCCTCGAAGTTCGCGTGAGCAACGAAAAGGCCATAAAGCTCTACGAGCGCTTTGGCTTCCGGAAGGTGAAGCGGATTATCGGCTATTACTCGGACGGTGAAGATGCATACTACATGCTCCTGCCTGCAGAGGAATGGAGGGGAAGCTGA
- a CDS encoding FecCD family ABC transporter permease: MRKWLPALLLLSALSIFLGVYFGPVSLSFHDVAESVDYGVKTTITSWLSWVLDKLALAIHSNVLAEEAKYVAEIVSGQPPRYFTIVWQIRMPEVLLAYLVGLALASAGVASQALFRNPLADPYIIGISSGAALGAAIATLINPLYMAPFALVFSFLSVFIVYAIARTNGAVPVDTLLLAGIAYGFLANAITWYIYVTHPQESHLGWMWLLGSFNGSTWRNVAVMLVVSVLGVLFLSWRWRELNLILLGEESIALGLDLHLYRKIFLGVIATLTAFAVYTAGIIGFIGLVSPHIMRLLLGPNHRELTPATALFGGVLLVVADLLARTVAKPTVIPVGIVTALMGAPFFLYLLMRHKRGELVA, translated from the coding sequence ATGCGGAAGTGGCTCCCCGCCCTGCTCCTCCTTTCAGCCCTCTCGATTTTCCTCGGCGTCTACTTCGGCCCGGTTAGCTTGAGTTTTCACGACGTCGCCGAAAGCGTGGATTACGGGGTAAAAACGACCATCACGAGCTGGCTCTCATGGGTTCTCGACAAACTCGCCCTGGCTATCCACTCGAACGTCCTCGCGGAGGAGGCCAAGTACGTAGCGGAGATTGTTTCAGGCCAACCCCCGCGGTACTTCACAATAGTGTGGCAGATTCGCATGCCCGAGGTCCTCTTAGCTTACCTCGTCGGCCTCGCGCTGGCGAGTGCGGGAGTCGCGAGCCAGGCGCTCTTTCGGAATCCCCTCGCGGACCCCTACATAATCGGAATAAGCTCCGGTGCCGCGCTCGGGGCGGCGATAGCGACGCTGATTAACCCCCTCTACATGGCTCCGTTCGCGCTCGTCTTTTCATTCCTCTCGGTCTTCATCGTATACGCGATAGCGAGGACCAACGGCGCGGTTCCCGTGGACACGCTCCTCCTGGCGGGAATAGCCTACGGCTTCCTTGCAAACGCAATAACGTGGTACATCTACGTCACCCACCCGCAGGAAAGCCATCTCGGCTGGATGTGGCTCCTCGGGAGCTTCAACGGGAGCACCTGGCGGAACGTCGCGGTAATGCTCGTCGTCTCGGTTCTCGGTGTCCTGTTCCTCAGCTGGCGCTGGCGCGAGCTCAACCTCATTCTGCTCGGCGAGGAGAGCATAGCCCTCGGCCTCGACCTCCACCTGTATAGAAAAATCTTCCTCGGCGTCATAGCGACGCTTACTGCTTTCGCCGTTTACACGGCGGGAATAATCGGCTTCATCGGACTGGTAAGCCCCCACATAATGCGCCTTCTCCTCGGGCCGAACCACAGGGAGTTAACGCCAGCAACTGCCCTCTTCGGCGGTGTTCTGCTCGTCGTTGCGGATTTGCTCGCGAGAACCGTGGCGAAGCCGACAGTAATCCCCGTCGGCATAGTGACGGCCCTCATGGGCGCGCCCTTCTTCCTCTACCTCCTGATGAGGCACAAGAGGGGTGAGCTCGTTGCTTGA
- a CDS encoding ABC transporter ATP-binding protein produces MSSLLEARISFAYGEREVLKNVELKAERGELLAVIGPNGAGKSTLLKCLVGILRPRGTARLDGVELTSLRPAERARLITYVPQSSLPQFAFTVEEFVEMGAYMTRGSVRKALERVGLWERRRDKITSLSGGEFQLVLIARALAQGSRAILLDEPTSHLDVNHALMVMELLNELKGEKIIVAVLHDLNLALSYADRVLVLKDGEKVWEGSSKKLEPAVIETTYGIRARIIEVEGKRLLVPGLKG; encoded by the coding sequence GTGAGCTCGTTGCTTGAAGCGAGAATCTCTTTCGCATACGGCGAGAGGGAGGTTTTGAAAAACGTAGAGCTCAAAGCCGAGAGAGGCGAACTTCTCGCGGTAATCGGGCCCAACGGAGCCGGGAAGAGCACGCTCCTCAAGTGCCTCGTCGGGATTTTAAGGCCGAGGGGAACGGCAAGGCTCGACGGCGTTGAGCTGACATCGCTCAGGCCCGCTGAAAGGGCGAGGCTGATAACCTACGTCCCCCAGAGCTCCCTCCCCCAGTTCGCCTTCACCGTCGAGGAGTTCGTCGAGATGGGTGCCTACATGACGCGGGGGAGCGTCAGGAAAGCGCTCGAGAGGGTCGGCCTCTGGGAGAGGAGAAGAGACAAAATAACGAGCCTGAGCGGTGGGGAATTCCAGCTCGTCCTTATAGCGAGGGCTTTGGCACAGGGGAGCAGGGCAATCCTCCTCGACGAGCCCACGAGCCACCTCGACGTAAACCACGCGCTCATGGTGATGGAGTTGCTCAACGAGCTCAAAGGGGAGAAGATTATCGTTGCGGTCCTCCACGACCTCAACCTCGCGTTAAGCTACGCAGACAGGGTTCTCGTCCTGAAGGACGGCGAAAAGGTCTGGGAGGGGTCGTCGAAGAAGCTGGAGCCAGCGGTGATAGAGACCACCTACGGGATAAGGGCGAGGATAATCGAGGTTGAGGGGAAGCGCCTCCTCGTGCCGGGACTGAAGGGCTAA
- the psmB gene encoding archaeal proteasome endopeptidase complex subunit beta, producing the protein MEKKTGTTTVGIKAKDGVVLAADTQASLDHMVETLNIKKIIPITEGIAITTAGSVGDVQALARTLEAEARYYQFTWGRPMTAKAMAHLLSNILNENKWFPYMVQIIIGGYVEEPTLANLDPLGGLIFDDYTATGSGSPFAIAVLEEGFRKDMSVEEAKELAVRAVRTAGKRDVYTGDRKVQVVVITKDGMKEEFVEF; encoded by the coding sequence GTGGAGAAGAAGACCGGAACAACAACGGTGGGAATAAAGGCCAAGGACGGAGTGGTTCTCGCGGCTGACACTCAGGCCTCGCTTGACCACATGGTTGAAACCCTGAACATCAAGAAGATAATCCCGATAACCGAGGGGATAGCGATAACCACCGCGGGAAGCGTCGGCGACGTCCAAGCTTTAGCGAGAACCCTCGAAGCTGAGGCGCGCTACTACCAGTTCACGTGGGGAAGGCCGATGACGGCAAAGGCGATGGCACACCTACTCAGCAACATCCTCAACGAGAACAAGTGGTTCCCCTACATGGTGCAGATTATCATAGGTGGCTACGTCGAGGAGCCAACCCTAGCCAACCTCGACCCGCTCGGAGGTCTCATCTTCGACGACTACACGGCCACTGGCTCCGGCAGTCCCTTCGCGATAGCAGTGCTCGAAGAGGGCTTCCGGAAGGACATGAGCGTCGAAGAAGCCAAGGAGCTCGCCGTTAGGGCCGTCAGAACCGCCGGAAAGCGCGACGTTTACACCGGGGACAGGAAGGTCCAGGTCGTCGTCATCACGAAGGACGGCATGAAGGAGGAGTTCGTCGAGTTTTAG
- a CDS encoding eCIS core domain-containing protein, producing the protein MKEKALAVLLVATVVLSLYSAVDLAYSTNAILDQINDIIKQVQEIRGLHFKEKPKVIVISRAEAIKLFGPGSQNEEELKVQELTYKMTLLLPGNYSFKREESQQVAGWIAATVGDTIYVIEENFEGNPAVARRTLAHELTHVLQKQWFDAKYGASTFDGTLAVRALVEGDADLVADLYCERNGIPIYKIRSLSGNPLTDIGIFPYVFGDPFVRYLYEKGGWNLVNEAYRHYPVSTAQIMHPELYLENITPVNVSLNVPANWSVMRDDRMGEFYVYVLLRDVAKLDNGTAWNVSSAWLGDHLVLATNGTDYVLLWKVEFSNENASKTFAETLKSLAEKDTYARFTITLDGKTVTLKAVRRVRVEA; encoded by the coding sequence ATGAAGGAGAAAGCGCTTGCGGTTCTTCTCGTGGCGACGGTCGTTCTGTCTCTCTACTCAGCGGTTGACCTAGCTTACTCCACCAACGCGATTCTCGACCAGATTAACGACATCATAAAACAGGTCCAGGAAATCAGAGGGCTACACTTCAAGGAGAAGCCGAAGGTAATCGTCATCAGCAGGGCGGAGGCCATAAAGCTCTTCGGGCCAGGTAGCCAAAACGAGGAGGAGCTGAAGGTTCAGGAGCTCACCTACAAGATGACCCTCCTGTTACCGGGGAACTACTCGTTCAAACGGGAGGAGAGCCAGCAGGTGGCGGGGTGGATAGCGGCGACGGTTGGGGACACCATCTACGTCATCGAAGAAAACTTCGAGGGGAACCCCGCGGTTGCAAGGAGAACCCTCGCCCACGAGCTCACCCACGTTCTCCAGAAGCAGTGGTTCGATGCAAAGTACGGGGCCAGCACGTTCGACGGAACCCTCGCGGTGAGGGCGCTGGTTGAGGGAGATGCAGACCTCGTGGCCGACCTCTACTGCGAGCGGAACGGGATTCCTATATACAAGATACGCTCCCTCAGCGGGAACCCTCTAACGGACATCGGTATCTTCCCCTACGTCTTCGGCGACCCCTTCGTCCGTTACCTCTACGAGAAAGGTGGCTGGAATCTTGTGAACGAGGCCTACAGGCACTACCCAGTCTCAACGGCCCAGATAATGCACCCCGAACTCTATCTGGAGAACATAACGCCCGTGAACGTTTCGCTGAACGTTCCGGCCAACTGGAGCGTCATGAGGGACGACAGGATGGGCGAGTTCTACGTCTACGTTCTCCTCAGGGACGTCGCCAAACTCGACAACGGGACCGCATGGAACGTTTCAAGCGCGTGGCTCGGCGACCACCTCGTCCTCGCGACCAACGGAACCGACTACGTTCTCCTGTGGAAGGTTGAGTTCTCAAACGAGAATGCATCGAAAACCTTCGCCGAAACCCTCAAGAGCCTCGCCGAAAAGGACACCTACGCAAGGTTCACAATTACCCTCGACGGAAAGACCGTCACCCTAAAAGCCGTGAGGAGGGTTCGGGTTGAAGCTTAG